The following coding sequences are from one Sander lucioperca isolate FBNREF2018 chromosome 2, SLUC_FBN_1.2, whole genome shotgun sequence window:
- the tmed7 gene encoding transmembrane emp24 domain-containing protein 7 encodes MYGSFRVLLQVLSAQLLCVWVLGSELTFELPDNAKQCFYEDIIIGTKCTLEFQVVTGGHYDVDCRLEDPEGTTLYKEMKKQYDSFTFTAAKNGTYKFCFSNEFSTFTHKTVYFDFQVGDDPPLFPNENRVTALTQMESACVSIHEALKSVIDYQTHFRLREAQGRSRAEDLNTRVAFWSIGEAIILLVVSISQVVLLRSFFSDRKTTTTRVGS; translated from the exons ATGTACGGATCCTTTCGGGTGCTGTTGCAGGTGCTGTCGGCCCAGCTGCTCTGTGTATGGGTGCTGGGCTCCGAGCTAACCTTTGAGCTGCCAGACAACGCAAAACAGTGTTTCTACGAGGACATCATCATCGGCACCAAGTGTACACTGGAGTTTCAG GTGGTGACCGGTGGCCATTATGATGTGGACTGTCGTTTGGAGGACCCAGAAGGCACTACACTCTACAAGGAGATGAAGAAGCAATATGACAGCTTTACCTTCACAGCAGCCAAGAATGGCACCTACAAGTTCTGCTTCAGTAACGAGTTCTCCACCTTCACACACAAGACGGTTTACTTTGACTTCCAGGTTGGCGATGACCCTCCACTCTTCCCCAATGAGAACAGAGTCACTGCCCTCACTCag ATGGAATCTGCTTGCGTGTCCATCCACGAGGCCCTGAAGTCGGTCATCGACTACCAGACTCACTTCCGCCTCCGTGAGGCCCAGGGACGCAGTCGGGCGGAGGACCTCAACACCCGTGTTGCATTCTGGTCCATCGGAGAGGCCATTATTCTTCTGGTGGTCAGCATCAGCCAGGTGGTCCTGCTGAGAAGCTTCTTTTCTGACAGAAAGACCACTACAACACGCGTTGGATCGTAA